A single window of Metallosphaera hakonensis JCM 8857 = DSM 7519 DNA harbors:
- a CDS encoding A24 family peptidase C-terminal domain-containing protein → MLVHTAILDVKYREVDPKIWLIYSPLSIFLYFNLDSLNLFIYLYSFFAVLAVFLGFYVVSFMGGADLFAILILSLANAKVSPLFFGHFSELGMEPLIVVLYSSVLIVLAGITNFFSNFKYTKGMPLTTRLTISFTAKRMRVDQFLKSKFLFPLTEIDDEGKESLRLGFSVEEDDSVWREKYSKLVTEGKLEPSKIIWVAWGVPVLAFILLGYLISLVVGLPIS, encoded by the coding sequence ATGTTAGTCCACACAGCTATTCTTGACGTTAAGTATAGGGAGGTTGACCCAAAAATATGGTTGATCTATTCTCCACTCTCCATTTTCTTATATTTTAACTTAGACTCACTAAATTTATTCATTTACCTCTATTCTTTCTTTGCGGTTCTGGCAGTATTTTTGGGGTTTTACGTAGTCTCCTTCATGGGAGGGGCAGATCTCTTTGCAATATTAATCCTTAGCTTAGCTAACGCTAAGGTGTCACCTCTATTTTTTGGACATTTCTCGGAACTAGGAATGGAACCATTAATAGTAGTTCTTTACTCATCTGTTCTCATAGTCTTAGCCGGCATAACTAACTTCTTCTCCAATTTCAAATACACCAAGGGAATGCCCCTGACTACACGGCTAACCATATCCTTTACGGCCAAGCGTATGAGAGTAGATCAATTTCTCAAGTCAAAATTCCTTTTTCCTCTCACCGAGATTGATGACGAAGGTAAAGAGTCATTGAGACTGGGTTTCTCTGTGGAGGAAGATGATTCAGTTTGGAGGGAAAAATATAGCAAGTTGGTAACAGAAGGCAAACTCGAGCCTAGCAAAATCATATGGGTAGCCTGGGGGGTACCAGTTTTAGCCTTCATTCTTTTGGGCTACTTAATAAGCCTTGTAGTAGGTTTACCTATTTCATGA